A part of Cryptococcus neoformans var. grubii H99 chromosome 6, complete sequence genomic DNA contains:
- a CDS encoding TatD DNase, whose product MPKMRFADIAVNLTDPMFEGKYGGRKKHGADIKAVIERAKAKGVEKILITGTSLKESKDALEMAKEFDLHCSAGVHPTSTSEMDKHPSGAEGYLKELTDLIDQDLGEEGSKRIISIGEIGLDYDRLHHSPQETQLAHLPELLGLQKKYRLPLFLHSRTSGSHTDLVRIMKEIGWTTEWGGGVVHSFTGSTEEMKELVNMGLHIGVNGCSLKTLDNLEVIKQIPLDRLLLETDAPWCTPTASHASSAYIPPKDSHLAVQKVSKADKWKEGLGVKGRMEPAEIGIIAHVVASVKGIPIEQLAEQVWQNTVKLFYPHEINGSR is encoded by the exons ATGCCCAAAATGCGGTTCGCGG ACATCGCAGTGAATCTCACGGATCCCATGTTTGAAGGCAAATATGGCGGGCGAAAGAAACATGGAGCCGATATCAAGGCCGTTATTGAGAGAGCTAAGGCCAAGGGCGTTGAGAAGATTCTAATTACCGGCACAAGCTTGAAGGAGTCCAAAGATGCCTTGGAGATGGCTAAGGAGTTTG ATCTGCATTGCTCTGCCGGTGTTCACCCAACTTCGACCAGCGAAATGGATAAACACCCTTCTGGTGCTGAAGGATATCTCAAGGAGTTGACCGATCTAATCGATCAAGATCTCGGCGAAGAAGGTTCCAAAAGAATTATATCTATTGGTGAAATAGGCCTTG ATTACGATAGACTTCACCATTCCCCTCAGGAAACTCAGCTTGCCCATCTTCCAGAACTCCTCGGTCTCCAAAAAAAGTATCGactccctctcttcctacACTCTCGAACAAGTGGATCACACACTGACCTTGTGAGGAtaatgaaggagattggCTGGACCACCGaatggggaggaggtgtcGTCCATAGTTTTACAGGGAGTACGGAGGAAATGAAGGAGCTG GTGAACATGGGCCTTCATATTGGCGTGAATGGCTGCTCACTCAAGACGCTTGACAATCTCGAAGTCATTAAGCAAATTCCCCTTGATAGGCTTCTTTTGGAGACCG ATGCTCCCTGGTGCACTCCCACAGCATCCCacgcttcttctgcctACATCCCTCCCAAGGACTCCCATCTAGCTGTTCAAAAAGTCAGCAAAGCTGAtaaatggaaagaggggtTGGGTGtaaaaggaagaatggaacCTGCTGAG ATTGGTATAATCGCCCATGTTGTTGCCTCCGTCAAAGGAATACCCATAGAACAACTAGCCGAGCAAGTATGGCAGAACACGGTCAAACTCTTCTATCCCCATGAAATCAACGGATCACGATAG